The Zygotorulaspora mrakii chromosome 4, complete sequence nucleotide sequence TAATATTTGAACTAAACTCAGTGGTCACTGAAGTTCGGTAAGGTGTATCACAATGGTGGAGTCATCCTATACTGTGGAGCAGGAAAAGATCGCTCTGGAGGTTCTGTCGAAGAATAAGCAAGAATTTtatgaaattttgaaggtgAATCGGAGCGCAGATGATCaggaaatcaagaaatcgTATAGAAAACTAGCCATCAAGCTGCATCCAGATAAGAACCCACATCCAAGGGCGAGCGAAGCGTTCAAAGTAATCAATAGGGCATTTGAAGTACTGAGTGATGCAGAGAAGCGTCAGATGTACGACAGGTTGGGGAGAGACCCTGATGACAGAAGCATGCCTTCAGGATCAAGTTCATCGTACCAGGCAGGGTTTCCACAAGAAGCCTTTTTTGGTCGTCGTCATGCAGATCCCCGGGAAGACATATTCGACTATCTTTTCAACATGGGTGGTGGAAGTCCATTTGGTGGGCCATTT carries:
- the HLJ1 gene encoding type I HSP40 co-chaperone HLJ1 (similar to Saccharomyces cerevisiae HLJ1 (YMR161W); ancestral locus Anc_2.350) produces the protein MVESSYTVEQEKIALEVLSKNKQEFYEILKVNRSADDQEIKKSYRKLAIKLHPDKNPHPRASEAFKVINRAFEVLSDAEKRQMYDRLGRDPDDRSMPSGSSSSYQAGFPQEAFFGRRHADPREDIFDYLFNMGGGSPFGGPFGNHPFGSPFMNGGGASTFTFGGPGGFRVYTNTPRHAQQRQRQRQQQQQQEGDREQDVNQSIRVLLPLLVLFLVPLLERFVFG